The sequence TAGTAACAACGACAACGATAATGAATCTAATAGCACTATAGATTCTGATGTCcaaaaagaatataatttttatggtAAAGATGTTGCAAAGTTTTCTGATGATGATGTACCAGGAGATGAATGTAGAGCATCAGAAACAGAATCATCAGACCCAGATGATAATGGGTCAGATCTTGCAGATTTTGTGGTTGATGATGATGAAATtgaagatgaagaagaagatgaaagTGAGGAGAATAAAGATGAGAGTattgaaaatgataaattacaaaatgagGAGCAGACTAAAGAAGATCAGAGAGATGATGAAGAAGAGATAGGACAAGAAACAATTCAGAAAGAACAACATGAAAATGATAAAGAAAATATCGCTGAAAAAAATGTAAGTAAGGAGACAGATGCTTCtaatgaagaaaaaaatacatcAAGAAAATCTGGTGATTTAAGTATGTCTCAAACCATTAGAAGTgacaagaaaaagaagaagaatctTAAAACAGATAGATCCCagatagaagaaaatgaaaagggAAATAATTACCCTGATTTATCTtttgaaacaaaaagaaagaaacaaaagcgAAACTCTACAGAATTTACAGTTAAAAGTGTAGAACAGTCATTAAATGACTCCCaattaatatttgatacaaaAGTATTAAAACTTCGTAAATCAATGGAATGTAGTACTCCCAAAATAAGTATATCTAAACAAGAGAAACTTAATGTCAAAACCTGTGGTGCTGAAGAAAATGACTCCCTTGATGAGGAAAATGACAAAGACTTGACATTAAAGGAAGaacaaaatgtaaagaaattAAGAAGCATAAAAAACAATGAAACTCTCATGCATAGAAGTCTTCCATCTGAATTAACTGACTTAACAACAAAAACAAATCTTTCAAGACCAATGTCATCTAAAGTACCAGAATTAAACAAATCAACAATAGTTTTAGGGAGTGAAACACCTACAACAAAGTACTTAagacaaatgaaattaaatgaaagTGCACCAATATTAAATgctaattttaaaaaattaacaaatactAGTAATAGTAATGAACAGAATGACCAAGgtgaagaagaaaatgaaaacaatGATGAACAAAGCACAAAAGCAGCACCAGGTCCAAATGATTCATTAAAGAAAAAGCTGCTTAAAGTAGCAGAGAACATATTAGAAAGTGATCGTCAAAAGAAACGTAAAAAACGAAAGCAACCAATAGTTGAAAAAGTTACTAAGTCTACTTTATCTGAAACTGATTTCCCAGAAAATAATGATTCAAAATTACTAAAGACAACTAAACAATTTGTTCCCACTAGCAATTTTGACAACAATGATGaaacagaaaaggaaaataagaaaaaaaggaagaagaagaagaaaagaaataataccGATGTGCAAATGCAAGAAGAATCAGATGAACAAGTTACTGAAATAAAATCAGAAAGTCAAgatgaaaaaatacataacgaaataaagaagaagaagaaaaaagagaaaaaagttCGAGATGTTCAAGACGTTCAAGATTCGACAAATGAAAAGACTAAAatgataaagaaaaagaagaaaaaggttTCAGTCGTTTTATCAGGTGACGATATTCCAAACGAGCAACTGCTTAAGAACAAGCAGAAATTATTAGCAAAATATACTGTTTTGCAAGAGAAAAAAGCATTGCTTGAAAAGTTGCCTAAGAAAAAAAGGGAATTATTGTCAGAAGATGATGCTTTGCAATATGAAGAAGTTCCACCTAAAAAGGTTCCTAAGAAAAAGCAGAAATTATCAAGTGATGTTTCAGATCAGGAGGAAAACACTTCAGTTCAAAAATCatcaaagaaaaagcaaaaGCAATTATTAGAAGGTGTGAAGAcagataatataaaatatactgtAGCATCTAATAAAACACAACAGTTTTACGCTGCAGTATCAGATTCTGATGAGGGACCAGAAACGATTACATTCTCTAAAGCTCGAGATGAAGCGTTAAAAGATTTAAAACGTACTGCTGATAATATTAAAGCCAACAAAGAagcgaaaaaaaagaaacaaagagaaCACAATGAAAAGATgcaaaaacaaaaagaaattaagATTAAACAATCGAAATCCAAAAATCAGGTAACAGAATTTAGTAAAACGGACATACAAGAAAAAGGTATTAAAAAGCTTCCGGATTACGttgttaaaaatttatcgGATGTTCCATTAAAATCAtcaaaaaagagaaaattatcAGAAGAAAAATCTTCCCTATCTCCAATGTGCAGTTTCAAACCTAAAAAGATGAAGAATATGTACATAGAAGATGATATTACTCTACCAAGTTGTGCTGGAAATACAACTGAATTTAGTGTCGTCGATattgaaacaattaaaaagaaaaaaaaagctcCAATAGCAGGTTTATTCCGAGAAAAAATGCTTGCTAGGAATCCACGGCAACATATTTCTGCTTATTTAACATATTTGCAAAAGCAAAAGTCATCGGATAAAGGAAAGTTTTATGATAAGCCATACTAAACTTTTAATTGATATTCCACGTTATATGATCTGTAGGCATTATAGAATAGTTTCAAGTATTAGTTATTAAAGCGATCTTTTTTGTTTACAATGCAATTCggataaaaatgattaatacATTGCTTACTATTTCCAGAATTATCTTAATAATACTGATTATTCTAATGCTTACATATTCgcttttttattgtaatttcgaaaaattgaaagataCTAAACTAAAAGTCGTTTTACTTTTGGTTTTAATAATTATGGTTATTTTTCATCTTGTAATTTATTGTtagtataaaataatgtaccatatattttttaatataaagtGCGATTATATTTTAGtcaaaatcatatttttattggTAAAATGTCCAAGTATAAAGCATCCGTATTAAACTTTGCTTGCTTCATTATAGCTAATTCGCTCTATATGGTAAATTAAGATgtagtataaaaataaaacaatatagaTATTCGTTTTTGTTCGTAACTCCTAACTTTATCATGTTTATTAGTgttacatttttcaaataacCCTTATTCTGTATGATAATATATCGTCTTTatagaaacaaatttttaatatttaagatgaaaataacgaaaatCAATCTAATTAAATTCGATATTCTCTTTAATTTCTTGTCCATTTCGTAAATGTATGTGCTATATCCAATAgaacttatatatatattataaagacttttattaaatttacaaggaataaaaaagtttattaataatacaatatttgtacatttttataaaataattatcgaaTGGAAATTAGTCGGTACGAGACTTTTCTAGTTTGTCATACATTTCTTTACAATTCATATTACTAGAAAGATAGTTCTTTaataatttccttttaaattagtatacaaatgataaatttttttatttttaagtgCGTATTGTATAATCTTCAGGTATTTCTCTCTTCAGATTCAAAAAACAAGCACCATTTGCTGCATTATTTTCTCCCGCAAATATAACACATGCTAAACCATTCACTGCCATATGCTGCCATAATTTATGTACCCATTTATTTACAGTGCGGAACgtcttttctattttatcactttttaatttttcttgtcCTATCCTAACATGACATAAAGTAAAGGCATGTTCCATGACTATTTGTGTAGCTCGCAGGACGGCTTGTTTATTATTGTCTGCCACTACAAGACGTACCtgtaataacaataaaattgtGATAATACGAATAGTGGACATTAATAATTCGAATAATCGATTCcttaataattcaatttatgGTTGAGGCACACACTTGATCGTTTTTGTCGAAATTTTCATCATCCATAATGTTGATAGAAGAAGTTAAATATCTAGAATATTCGTTCATAACTTCTCCATTACCCACAATGGCAGCAGTTTTTTGATCCTTCGTTACATGTTTGAAAATTGATGTAGCATACTTccgtatttcaatttttaatgattGCTGATTATCTGTCCTTTTCTCTGGtttcattttcaatatttccatGTTGCAACGACCAAGTAACACAGCATCTCCATAATCCACACTATTTGCTAATTTTAATTGCACTAATTTCATAGAAGCCTGTGAATCTTGAGTTGAACAATGACCAGAACTACTTTCTTGTATTCTTTCACCAAGAAATTCCCTTGCTAAAATTTGTAACTTTGTCTTTCGATAtctgtaattaaatatttgcatAGGAAAATTTTTGTGAGAATATAACTgtaatataaagaaaataagtCGTGCACCTGTCACCagtaatattgaaaataacaGATGTATCAATAATGTATGGATGCATCATTTTTAATGTATGAAGATCAGAATTTAAACTTTGTCCTACTAGAATTGCATCTGCGGGAAGTAACTTTCGTAACGTTTGTTGAACATCAGACAACGTAGTTGTGACACCTTCCAACATTTCTTTTGTTATACCACTGAATTGAGTAAGATAATCAACGATACGATTATCTGGTTTTACCAGACTATCATAAATAACCTGTGACAagaatttaatagaatttgGATACCCTCCtcataataattttgaaattgaacTTACATTCATACTTTCATCCACGAGAGATATTCTCGTTAATTCCAATTCTCCAATAGTTGTTTTACACATTTCACAGTCTAGACCAAACATTGGAGATTTTTCATTAGCTTCTACATAAACATCCTTTGTCATTATGTAATTTCCGTAtctaaacataaaatatttatttatttaatgtataaatttaattcggaatatttttattattggtACTAACTTTTTTGCTAGTTCACCCTTTAATGGGACAGGATAATTTTCTTCTACCATTTGACATAAAGATAGAAGTAATAGTGTACGGGGGAATTTATCAGTCTTTGGGAGGCCATATTCTGTTTTAAACTTTTCCGCATTTGTTGATGGATCTCTATGCATTGGGAAAACAGTcagtaataattttattacatcgCTGTTATTTTGTAATGCAGCCTCTAATGATCCatattctaaaaaattatacatCATGTATGCTTGttacatattataacaaatagtattttaaaatgtacatacgTTTAAGTAATTTATCGCTTTGCATCCCGGTTATGGGAACAGCTGCAAGATCCTCTATTACAGACCCTCCATATGCTGTAGGTGTTACAACTTCTACTCTATGTTCCAACTTTGATGTTATATGTGGAAACATACTTTCATAAGCCATAAAATGATACAGGGAAAGCCCTTCAACAACAAGAACCACAGTGTGTGTGAcctttttaaaaaatgtttaatgtttaacgatatttcagaaatttttaatattatatatgttcaatatttatattaccctattatatttttcaaggTGACACCATCTTGCTGGCACATAGGGTGAGTGATGACCATGTAATGAATACAATAATAAATGTTGTATATCACTAAGAAAAATAGGAATCCTGTTTTCACTTTTAACATTAATAGTTAAGCTAGCACTTTCACCAGCTACTTTTAAATGAAATCGAGGTATTATTTTAAGTCTCTTTTTACGTTCTCTTAATTCCTGTTTCAATTTTAGATACTCATCTCCACTTAATCTGTATTgccaaataaaaataatttatattattacatatcacactaaatatatatatacaaacatTTTACAGTATACAAACCTAGGCTTTTTGTTAGCAAGTGTATTTGATTCTTCTATACCTcctacattttcttttttagtagAATCTTCCAAAAGAGTTTCTTTTAAATCTTCATTACATGGACGTTTACGTGTGACATTATCTTCCATGGAGACTTCACTGCTGTCTGTATCATTTGCATTTGACTGATCTGCTTCTATAgactaaaataatatttatcatatgaACTTcacaacaaaaatattataactcAGTCAAGTATACTAACAGCTTTCTTAAGAGCAAGCATTTTAGCTTCTCTATCTTTATCATTTAATTTAGTTATTTCCAGAAGTGCAGccatcttctttttctttttttctattctttgtAATTGTTTTGTTGTTAAATTCttcataatatttctttttgttgtattttttgaaaaagattAAAGTTAAGTACCTTAAAAAGACAAGTAACAAAAACtttgatgtaaatttataattcaaataGACTGTCAGTTTATTTTCCCACATTTtagatattaataaaagaaattttcatggttcatataaaatagtttcaaatttaataaggaaaaaataatacgaatataaatttagtggcacacatatttttaaataaaacttataaattataatagaaGTCTAtacataagatataataaatgatGGACTTAAAACTGTATTTCATAGTATACATTTTTTTGACAAAGTAAATGTATACATGAGGTTATATGTGAAACTTAgctttgatattaaaattggatattaaaaatgaattgtCAATTAGAATTACctgaaaattgaattaaagggaaaaatatttgtctGTTATACAATGTTAAAGAAATGTTGTACATTTCTATACAAGAAATGTAGATATGAGGGCTGGATATAACCCTTGacaaataaatacatttgttcatataaaaattcagAAACAGAGTTCTTGAATTTCATGTGAAAAGGTTTACACAATAATCTTTCAATTTGATATTCACTATAAGAATGTATCTATAATAAGTTTTATCGTTTTCCTCCCCATTACTTGGTTACCATCCATTGTTAAATACTAAAATTGCCACTTGATAAATGGCACAGCATATGTTTTATagaagtatataaaatatacattaagTAGTAAGTACAAAACTGcttgatttattttaatgaCACAGAACGATAGATGTATTTAAATGAGGAAATACAAACATAAACTTTGATGGTCTGCAtaattgtttgtttatttatatcatgcaattttttcaaatcGTTTACGtgataaaaaaacaaattagTAGAATGAACTTTTGAACAAAggcaaaaattattattataaaatctataGCAAGTAATTCACGTTTTgtttacatttaattaatattggttataacgaataaaaagaaataataccaTGACTGATTATGAGTAAGGTTATGTCTTCACTGTCTTTGCTTCTCAGAAAGGTGACAATATTAACACATATAATCCATATAGTACACACACAACTTATAGTTTGATATTCTTGATTAATTCGAAAATGAATATAACTTAGAAAGTTTGATGTTTCATCAACCATAAATGTGGAAACATTAAAGAATACATGTTACTCTTCTATTGTGTAACATATCATCGCTAGAGGTCAGCATGCAATAATTACagcaaaattatatttattaatggAGTCTGGTATTAATGAATTGAATGAATTGGATGAATTGagaaatattatgtatataaatttaatatattcttaaaaattttgataatcttaaaataaaatacttttttaaaaaaagcCGTTTGCTTTTAAGGAATACGAGTaagttttattttgttttcattttccttGATACTATTggtgattttataaaaatttctattttttaaaataagaaatatatagtAAAAAGATTATTATAAAGTGCTATACTAATATTTGTATGGAAAACTTATTAACTTAAGAATGTTCTctgttacaaaaataatattttttatattgtaatatgattggataaaattttgtatacaaacgataataattttgaaacttTTTATTCTTGACCTTGttttttgtttgaaaaatatatttctagtTCATGTGCTAaattatatgctttgaatcGTGCATAAGAAACAAGTGTCCCTTTCTCCAATCAGGAACGTAATAGTAAGCATAGTacgtatataaaaattatactgAATTTTTACTTCTGTTTCTCGTTGCGgtctaatttttatttaatattatgtaaattacaatacgaatactttttattatactatattaaatGACCAATCTAATTTTTCAatgtatgtgaaaaatttaagaatatcaataaatatcaataaatatgaaagtatgtaaataaattcaataaaaaatatagaattattaaaaatgacgcaattaataaaataatataaaatcataaatgctaaataaataaaaaacatctcatctatcattaaaatttacaaatattttattagaaaattctGAACCATATAATTAAACTTAATTTTAACACattgcatatattttatttgataaataaaatttaacaaatcgATTTTAATCGTAGATCTAATACAGATCGATGCATCGATGTCGAGAAAGATCATAGGTACGCTACTGTCAGAGAAAGCGAGTATTCACGACAGTGACACAAACATCCACTTAAGATACATTATGTGTATATACAGAGAAGATCAAAAGATTCTAAGCGTGTACGATTATGCGCTTTATGCATCGGTGTGCAGTCCCCACCCGCACGgtgaaaacatatttttcctttgaatctatttctttcttcacGAAGTAGCTCGCGGTGCATTAGTGTAAAATGCTTTTCTATACTGGGTGTCTGATATTTTTCCTAGTAAATCATGGCAGCTTAGTTTACCCGTAATTtagttcaaatatttttaaatatatattaattaattaataattacctTAATTTATTCatcttatttattcaaatgGTTCAAATAAATAGAGCAGATTTAAGACCATTTTATTGATGATTAGCTTTAatcgatgataataattacCGAAGCAATCGGATATATCGAATATATCGATATCGCTTCAAATTATCGACATTTAATGACTCTATTATGTCTATTTCTgtattaaattcattaaatagtgaaatttgtgaattattataaAGGCGCAAATATTGCTAGAAAATTATTAGCCATaattttaagtaataaaatGTTGCTTAAAACTGTTACGGTGTTTTTACATTAAAGAAAAGTAGTTGATAGCTGAGTTTAATAGAGCATACCAACTCTTCGATTTCTAATGAATCGAACTGAATAACAATGTATTATCAATGTTGTCTCTATAAGTCTCATTTAATATAAACGTAATATGCATGTTATAAAAAAGCATACGatattttctttcgaaaaattaaGATCTCGAATTTCTGTTTCGAGATCGCAGTCCGATTAATCGgtttttaaataacaatttgTATACGTACTTATAATTAGTACCGATGTCAACTGTTACATACGTCTGTATAATTGCAAAAGTAGTTTGCGATTAAAACCGTCAGTTCATGTACTCATTATAATGTAGTAATTAACATTAGTGGTAGAAATTGAGGTGAACTGCTCTTTTATGTGGATTTGTATGAACCTGTTTTTTCGTTTTGAAAGGTTAAGAATACATCTGTTCTGAGATAGTGTCGATTGGCTGGCAATGATATGTTCCAGTAGCTTTCgtgtaacaaaattttgtaacTGCCAACCAAAGAACACAGTATGATcagtttatttaaaatattagaattttcTAAGTAAAAATTAGTTTTGCTGAATTAgcatttttatgaaaaatcaaTTTGCTCAATTTGTTTAAGGGCTAGAATTTTCTAGGCTGAATTTGTCGTATCATAACCTTCTCcttttaatacaaaatttgattattccaaAGTTCATTTGTTacattgtaatattaaatatcgaGTCTTTAATTAccttaaaatttttaaattttataacagtTTTTAAAGAATTGTTTTTAGAATTTTCGAAGATATCTTAAACGTGAAGTTAGTCAAAAATAAGATCATACCTCTTGTTCTGATAGGACATAAAACCTTTTTTCATAACTATTTTATGACtaagtttttaataataatcagCCGTTGCTCATTTTCATTCGTTATTATGTTAATGAAGCAATGGTATAACTGTAGCTATAAATTCACAATAGATCATATCATCATTAACACAAGAGTCACGTATTTCTTCTTATCTGCCATTCATCGAGTTAATTGCTAAACGGGATACAGTACGGTGAAATTAGAACGAAGATGACGACGAAAACGAGTATGATGACAACTGTCTGTTTTGTGTAGAAGACGAAtgttttttcaatttaatttttaaatttaatttttagttGAATTATAATAGACATGAATAGCCATTCTTAGAAAACTTGCATACATACGTATTTGAAAGATTAGTACTAAAAAATGGTTTAGCTTACACAGAAACAATACTtggaatatattattattgtttcaaaAGGTACAGTATTGTgtacttttttaaaaatgatattaatacaataaatgttaagatattttatatgttttttaCACATTATTTAAGTTAATGATTtgtgtataattttatgttgtAGTTAATAAATGAAGAATAAATGCGACTATTGAACgaattttatatcgttttatatGCAAAATTGAAGAAGGAGTGGAACAATCTTTAATCGGTGAGTGATTAGAGTAATctataataaatgaaattgtatcccaatttattaattatgtttctatattattttactttgaCTGTGCACACAAAAATTACTTTAATATCTTCTTCTAGCTTTAACATGCTgtcccaatacgttataacatcattgattttccttctttctttataatatttcaatttttttaatacaccACAAGAAAAACGTTAAGACACCGGAAGGCAAAATATCATAAAGAAAAGCAAAAAATCAACGATGCTACAACATTCTAGTAAATAATTGATTCATAATACATATGGTcgtaatacaaaattatacatcATACAAAATCATGAACTTATTaggaaaataattatcaattataaatCAATAATGTGTCACTATATCTTAAcattgttttataattattatttttgtcgAATATTGATAATTATACTACGGACGTTTATgcaatttcgtatttttatgaatgtgACTAAACAAAtggaatttaaatagaaagttCTTCCATTCATTAAACATAGGCACTCtacttttgatattttacgtatttttaCATATGGCTATCCTGTGTAGGTAAATTTCTACACGTAAAAATGTTCTATTCatttttacttataattataTGATTACAACTGTGCAATAAAATGAACGAACGATTAATTcgatttttcattcgtttcaaaaataatcCTTAGTATTTTTTTAGCAAGCCGATGTTCGTAAAATGTGATATGTATATGATATCCTTGTATCTTCACGCGACAATTTAACCAGAGAAAGTCTCATTCACGTATTCGAATGAGTTGAAATCAGGTCAAACAGAAGGAATACACGCTGTTTATGCTTCCTTCTCAATTATTGCAATGAATCGTTGCATTTTCAGTGATCTTCGTGTTTTTGAAAAAACATACGTTACAGCAATATTTTGTAAACACATATATGTATCCTAGAATTGCTAGAAATTACAGAACACGACTAGTCCAGGAATTACGATGATCGTGCGATTGCTTGCGGGTGTAGGTACGTTTCCCACTTTCTCCACGAAACGTATTTCGCAGTTCGTACGAACATTTACGCGACTCTTGCTCATCTTCTCGTTCCTGAGCAATTTGATCGGCTCTGATTGGACGAAATGAGCGCAGACAATACGTTGGGAAATGCAGTGAAAGTACAATGTCttgtacaaaaaatattcCCTTGACTGTTGTTTGATATAAAATGATATTCGAAATTTGTACGTGTCAGCGGTGAAATCAACCAGTGGAGGTAAACGTAAATATACGCAATATTCGAAATATAGTATTCGCTATAATATTTAGCAGGtcaaacaattttctatctaGGCTCTGTTTTTATAATGGTATATAATTTGATTAATTCAATTTGCCCGGAAAATTTAATTTGGCAAGAAAAATGGTGCCAATCTTCAGGAAGGATGAAGAAAATTGGAAAGTGAGCATGAGTAGGTGAATGGAATTTTGTTCATTGAGACGATTGTAATCTCCATATAGATTACATTCTACTATATTTTACAGCACGTTGTACAGTATACATTGTCAAACAAATTAAAGTTAGAATATATCGGTTTCTTATATTACTATTAGGTTACGACTTTTAAGAAACGAGTAAACAAAATCTCTGCTCTGGATTATTCTCGTACGAAACTTCACGCAAGGTCGTCGTTCCATTGATTCATAAAATCCTCGCGTTTTGTTCCTTCGGATGGGGCATTATCTGCTTCGtttaatattcataattatATTCGGAATAAATACGATCGAAagataagaaataattatatccTCCTGGTCTTAATAAATTCATTCCTGAAGAGATTAAGATATGAATTAAACAGAGGAACATGCGTTCCATTAAATCCTtgaattctaattaaaatatcatgAAAGTAGTGAATACATAAAGTCAATTAACTTCTCGGTCTTTTAATTCAAGCACTCCGAACACGTACTATCCATTTCTAAAATGAGATGCAAAACCCACGTATCCGTTATAATGGTTAGATAAGCTAGTCTCGACTGGTTTTTGATAAATGGCTTGATGAATCCAGTCGATAGGACAACATAGTAAATTGattaacattataaagtatttcaCGAAACCCAGTATCGTCCATTATCCAAAGTTCCAagtgaaagaaagaagaaagtgtAAAGATTGTCGTGGTTCGATACGTTTCGTTGTTGCGAACGATTATCTTCGATATCTTTGATAAGTTCAATCCAAAAAGGCCAATAACATTGTGCATTATAATCAAAGACGCGTCTTACCGTAGAGTTTTCTTACGTAATGTTCCCGTGAAACCGTAGAATGCAGGAATTACATATgcatacatttttattatttattattttatttatttttattattatttatactatatgcatatatatttatataattgtatatgcatatatatatatattttttgtcgTTTTTTTGTCCATGCATAAACCGTATACGTTAATAAGTAAAACGCTTTTCTATCGCGATTTTTCATCAATTCGGTGAATTCAAATAATTGTCCTATACACAGGCGCATTATGTAGAAATATCCGGATGTTTGTTCTTTTTTGACAAgaagtaattttttctttttaaattattttataaagagCGAAAGGATTTGAACTTactatgaaataattttatttattattattgtatctATGGTTgagcgaaagaaaaatgtataagGGAATAACGCAAcgaaagattttttaatacattttattcaggaatatacgtatatatgacTTGAACTCCGAGCAATAATCGACAAAATCCTGAGAAACGGTTGGAAAATTATGACAGCTATGGAGAAACAAATTGGGTGATAAGATTTTACATAGTTTTCTGTGTTTTATATGTCACTTCAGCGAATCTTTTCGACGTATTTATcctatttttgtttttaaacaATCATCTCCAATTTCTCAGGCTATTTTGTAATCTCGTTGTATCTTTGTTGAAACCTCGGCgtattttcatattaattttattattttgaaatatttcgaatcgATGCAGGATAGTCTTTGTTTTTGTACGAGTAATCTTGTATCTTACTATTATATTGTAAAGTATCATTACGCAACAAAAGTAATCTTTGAAAGTTAATGGTCACTAAGGAATTGGCGTTCATAATGGGCAAACCTTATGAAATTGTTTTTTCTTCGACAAGTTC is a genomic window of Bombus huntii isolate Logan2020A chromosome 1, iyBomHunt1.1, whole genome shotgun sequence containing:
- the LOC126871062 gene encoding repetitive organellar protein-like isoform X2 is translated as MSRLIKESDEEIDVKPGRKTRANIEVISADSPLRRSSRIKPNVKQNESSPESPLSDSSIVSTTQTSRITRQRASAMDNSAINETRRTLRSRISSISSDVNEIPESDVGTPTKKARNNTSNDSNKTNTRKSKRFTRAGSEAKSPQPASRLVKRNVRASSVGPEANTPNKQQYSELVNTPIKTRRRTSVLMSEPVVEEKGEYMKYPVVTLDRTLPDLIEIRESGAENSPKTSSKNESLPTSKNKLNTSRNSINEKHSEDDETAAEFVEEAPERGEQSKKVSVLDDSTDPLKLKKQYQNKLESNEKHTNTIQVTSEECQENIKADDNDSDTSVSHTFQDISASEWKEKNNDMDKNSIHSKTTENESEAECDLVLVDREAWLAAENLKTNKEKISFDYDSDDTVILKVHSDSMKAKNENNLMDISQDECKLNDSKDKSPKGKKRKNTKQNENNDEEENRNAVEDTKNITKDVEISINVGENTSTTKDSNKYSTSNSNMSLRKSLKNNSLSESYETIEGEENVSLNKSKLSEDVPKGRKSLNKSVQGANRLEESNAAETVNKLKSLNKSNCNENTVTSAKKSGTNQSLNTSKEKMKPQQLDENSEESDYDLKKVCEKQNSATKKKLNRNFSTIANMGSDSNETQNSDDSQNKLEIPKFLFCGTSDSNNDNDNESNSTIDSDVQKEYNFYGKDVAKFSDDDVPGDECRASETESSDPDDNGSDLADFVVDDDEIEDEEEDESEENKDESIENDKLQNEEQTKEDQRDDEEEIGQETIQKEQHENDKENIAEKNVSKETDASNEEKNTSRKSGDLSMSQTIRSDKKKKKNLKTDRSQIEENEKGNNYPDLSFETKRKKQKRNSTEFTVKSVEQSLNDSQLIFDTKVLKLRKSMECSTPKISISKQEKLNVKTCGAEENDSLDEENDKDLTLKEEQNVKKLRSIKNNETLMHRSLPSELTDLTTKTNLSRPMSSKVPELNKSTIVLGSETPTTKYLRQMKLNESAPILNANFKKLTNTSNSNEQNDQGEEENENNDEQSTKAAPGPNDSLKKKLLKVAENILESDRQKKRKKRKQPIVEKVTKSTLSETDFPENNDSKLLKTTKQFVPTSNFDNNDETEKENKKKRKKKKKRNNTDVQMQEESDEQVTEIKSESQDEKIHNEIKKKKKKEKKVRDVQDVQDSTNEKTKMIKKKKKKVSVVLSGDDIPNEQLLKNKQKLLAKYTVLQEKKALLEKLPKKKRELLSEDDALQYEEVPPKKVPKKKQKLSSDVSDQEENTSVQKSSKKKQKQLLEGVKTDNIKYTVASNKTQQFYAAVSDSDEGPETITFSKARDEALKDLKRTADNIKANKEAKKKKQREHNEKMQKQKEIKIKQSKSKNQVTEFSKTDIQEKGIKKLPDYVVKNLSDVPLKSSKKRKLSEEKSSLSPMCSFKPKKMKNMYIEDDITLPSCAGNTTEFSVVDIETIKKKKKAPIAGLFREKMLARNPRQHISAYLTYLQKQKSSDKGKFYDKPY